A single Halarcobacter anaerophilus DNA region contains:
- a CDS encoding LytR/AlgR family response regulator transcription factor, translating into MKTLIVDDEKLALSRLKRLLNDEKITDIVECNNPIEAIKEAAKNRFDIAFLDISMPQMDGLELANTLLQINPNIFIIFQTAYEEHALKAFSSGGIDYLLKPISKETVKKSLQKVFKYAKMENNKKIIAKRGNKIYLINIEDIYYIKADLDEVIIRIKEADAYLRKKIGDMEELLKDKNFFRIHRSYIINIDKIKSMQSVEQSKLEISFEGIDDVVTSSKDGAKEFRQSLEKRSL; encoded by the coding sequence ATGAAAACTCTGATTGTAGATGATGAAAAACTTGCTTTAAGCAGATTAAAAAGACTTTTAAATGATGAAAAAATAACTGATATCGTAGAGTGTAACAATCCTATTGAAGCAATTAAAGAAGCAGCAAAAAACAGGTTTGATATTGCATTTTTAGACATTTCAATGCCGCAAATGGACGGACTAGAGCTTGCAAATACACTTTTGCAGATAAATCCGAATATTTTTATAATATTTCAAACAGCTTATGAAGAGCATGCTTTAAAAGCCTTTTCTTCAGGAGGAATTGATTATTTATTAAAACCGATATCAAAAGAGACCGTAAAAAAAAGTTTGCAGAAAGTTTTTAAATATGCAAAAATGGAAAATAATAAAAAAATAATTGCCAAAAGAGGAAATAAAATATATCTTATAAATATTGAAGATATCTATTATATTAAAGCAGATTTGGATGAAGTTATAATCAGAATAAAAGAGGCAGATGCTTATCTAAGAAAGAAAATAGGGGATATGGAAGAGTTATTAAAAGATAAAAACTTTTTTAGAATCCATAGATCTTATATTATAAACATAGATAAAATAAAATCTATGCAAAGCGTAGAACAATCAAAACTTGAAATATCGTTTGAAGGAATTGATGATGTCGTTACAAGTTCAAAAGACGGAGCAAAAGAGTTTAGACAGAGTTTAGAAAAAAGAAGTTTATAA
- a CDS encoding sensor histidine kinase has translation MNSVKLKISFKDWLYITIISALFGFLFSLFFIFIDNSLKSLSTIFFSVLTSILISFFAFILITLSNEIILPKINEKFWYLISFCFSFSSGFLGFSLSFFLFSKSGFKIIEYIYDFWIYISIITGFLTFLIGLILHQFISMKYKNELINNQILQSKIKVLENELNPHFLFNALNSISELIYLNQEKAEKVTLDLSKFLRNAINKESLVSINTEIKMVKTYLEIENIRFDNNIVLNIYSLVKEDNIKIPKFSIQLLVENAIKHGYKGNRLQIDIKIEKEKIEVTNNGKTIEKIVFGTGLTNLQERLILLNVGKLDYKTYKDKMSFIIYLKGK, from the coding sequence ATGAATAGCGTAAAACTTAAAATTTCTTTTAAAGATTGGCTTTATATAACTATAATTTCAGCACTGTTTGGATTTTTGTTTTCACTTTTTTTTATTTTTATAGATAACTCTTTAAAAAGTTTATCTACAATTTTTTTTAGTGTTTTAACTTCAATTCTTATCTCTTTTTTTGCTTTTATTTTAATTACTCTTTCAAATGAAATTATACTTCCAAAAATAAATGAAAAATTTTGGTATTTAATTAGTTTTTGTTTCTCTTTTTCTTCAGGCTTTTTAGGTTTTTCTTTATCCTTTTTTCTTTTTTCAAAAAGTGGATTTAAAATTATTGAGTATATCTATGATTTTTGGATTTATATCAGCATTATAACAGGCTTTTTAACCTTTTTAATAGGTCTTATTCTTCATCAATTTATCTCTATGAAATATAAAAACGAGTTAATAAACAATCAAATACTTCAAAGTAAAATAAAAGTTTTAGAAAATGAGTTAAATCCTCATTTTTTATTTAATGCTTTAAATTCAATCTCCGAGTTAATATACCTTAATCAAGAAAAAGCGGAAAAAGTAACACTGGATTTATCAAAATTTTTAAGAAATGCAATAAACAAAGAGAGTCTTGTTTCAATAAATACGGAAATCAAGATGGTTAAAACCTATTTAGAAATAGAAAATATCAGATTTGATAACAATATTGTTTTAAATATTTACTCTTTAGTAAAAGAAGATAATATAAAAATTCCGAAATTTTCGATTCAGCTTTTAGTGGAAAATGCGATTAAACACGGATATAAGGGAAATAGATTACAAATAGATATTAAGATAGAAAAAGAGAAAATCGAGGTAACAAACAACGGTAAAACAATTGAAAAAATAGTTTTCGGTACGGGACTTACAAATCTTCAAGAAAGGCTTATTTTATTAAATGTGGGAAAATTAGATTATAAAACTTATAAAGATAAGATGAGCTTTATAATATATTTAAAAGGTAAATAA
- a CDS encoding phytoene desaturase family protein, producing MKLYDILVIGSGMGGSMIASLNKNRDLLVLEKEQNLGGCASTFKRYGSYFNAGATTFVGYEKNHIVKDIFDKAEAALDLRESKIAIRVLQNGKTIDRVKDFEQFLEKIDKAYPNKNNRIFWEKIKELDEKFWQLQKLYYAKYSFYSYLKTLNSFLELFIKFRTYSFKSAKSFIKEVLGEISKEYQNFIDSQLLITLQTTSKDLSILSMAIGLSYPFHKVFYVNEGMGELFKELLKDVEVRKKEEVLKILKEKNYFRVITSKSEYKSLNVVLNSTIYDCARFFEDKKIKEYYKKFTFSDQSAFVLNFNLNSKEEFLHHYQIILEKNIPNTVSNSFFISLSDKEDKKMSKKALSVTISTHTKALFWEDLSFDEYKTKKEETQNFIIDSFLKHFKSVKKEDIINLSSATSKTFKRYINRNNCGGSPVTLKNIFQIPSCRTPFKGLYNIGDTVFAGQGWPGVALGVKVLNEEINE from the coding sequence ATGAAACTTTATGATATTTTGGTTATAGGTTCAGGCATGGGCGGAAGTATGATAGCCTCTTTAAATAAAAACAGAGATCTCTTAGTTTTAGAAAAAGAACAAAACTTAGGAGGTTGTGCAAGTACTTTTAAAAGATACGGTTCCTATTTTAATGCCGGAGCAACAACTTTTGTCGGTTATGAAAAAAATCATATCGTAAAAGATATATTTGATAAAGCAGAAGCAGCTTTGGATTTACGTGAAAGTAAAATAGCAATAAGAGTTTTGCAAAACGGAAAAACCATAGACAGAGTAAAAGATTTTGAACAATTTTTAGAAAAGATTGATAAAGCTTATCCAAATAAAAACAATAGAATATTTTGGGAAAAGATAAAAGAACTTGATGAAAAATTCTGGCAGCTTCAAAAACTATATTATGCAAAATATAGTTTTTATTCATATTTAAAAACGTTAAATTCCTTTTTAGAGCTTTTTATAAAATTTAGAACTTATAGTTTTAAAAGTGCAAAAAGTTTTATAAAAGAGGTTTTAGGAGAGATTTCTAAAGAGTATCAAAACTTTATAGATTCGCAACTTTTAATAACTTTACAGACAACTTCAAAAGATCTATCGATTTTATCTATGGCAATAGGTCTTTCTTACCCTTTTCATAAAGTATTTTACGTAAATGAAGGCATGGGAGAACTTTTTAAAGAACTTTTAAAAGATGTTGAAGTTAGAAAAAAAGAGGAAGTTTTAAAAATATTAAAAGAGAAAAACTATTTTAGAGTTATTACTTCAAAGAGTGAGTATAAAAGTTTAAATGTAGTTTTAAACTCAACTATTTATGATTGTGCAAGATTTTTTGAAGATAAAAAGATAAAAGAGTATTATAAAAAGTTTACTTTTAGCGATCAAAGTGCTTTCGTACTTAATTTTAATCTAAATTCAAAAGAGGAATTTTTACACCATTATCAAATAATTTTAGAAAAAAATATACCAAATACAGTCTCAAACTCATTTTTTATTTCTCTTAGCGATAAAGAGGATAAAAAGATGTCAAAAAAAGCTTTAAGCGTAACAATCTCCACCCATACAAAAGCACTTTTTTGGGAAGATTTATCTTTTGATGAGTATAAAACAAAAAAAGAAGAGACCCAAAATTTTATAATAGACTCTTTTTTAAAGCATTTTAAATCTGTAAAAAAAGAGGATATAATAAATTTGTCAAGTGCCACATCTAAAACTTTTAAAAGATATATAAATAGAAATAATTGCGGCGGTTCACCTGTAACTTTAAAAAATATTTTTCAAATACCAAGTTGTAGAACGCCTTTTAAAGGATTATATAATATAGGTGATACGGTTTTTGCAGGTCAAGGCTGGCCTGGAGTTGCCCTTGGAGTAAAAGTTTTAAACGAGGAAATAAATGAATAG
- a CDS encoding cryptochrome/photolyase family protein, translating to MRQILWFRRDLRVEDSALLQNAKDKVLPIFIFDKNILNSLPKEDKRVNFIYKSVIKLKKELQKIGLDLAVFYAEPKEVFTTLQKLNIDEVLCSVDFDSYAKKRDKEIEKIIPIKRYLDSFILDPKDHLKKDKTPYKVFTPFFNSLDAITQAANIELKKRNYNLKLIDFDYSNTPTLESLGFKKTTLPDFLEKDAFCLLEEFSKKVETYEVQRDYFYKEASSKISVHLRFGLISPLMIFNYIKRFPNSDFFIRELFWREFYNYILFHFPNSQFENFNGINIKWNEDKEDFERWCKGETGIPIIDAAMRHLNKTGVMHNRLRMVVASFLTKNLFIDWKKGEEYFALKLLDFEASSNIGSWQWSASTGADAVPYFRVFNPYTQSKKFDKDGIFIKSVIKELKEVDSKLFHIENAVQRNLFVDYPKAMVDISLSRKRSIEKYKEAKNETL from the coding sequence ATGAGACAAATATTGTGGTTTCGAAGAGATCTAAGAGTAGAAGATTCAGCACTTTTGCAAAATGCAAAAGATAAAGTATTGCCCATTTTTATCTTCGATAAAAATATTTTAAATAGTTTGCCAAAAGAGGATAAAAGAGTAAATTTTATCTATAAAAGCGTAATAAAACTAAAAAAAGAATTACAAAAAATAGGTTTAGATTTAGCAGTTTTCTATGCAGAACCAAAAGAGGTTTTTACAACTTTACAAAAATTAAATATAGATGAAGTTTTGTGTTCTGTTGATTTTGACTCTTATGCAAAAAAAAGAGATAAAGAGATTGAAAAAATTATACCCATAAAAAGGTATTTGGACTCTTTTATTTTAGATCCCAAAGATCATTTAAAAAAAGACAAAACCCCTTATAAAGTATTTACTCCTTTTTTCAACTCTTTAGATGCCATTACTCAAGCTGCTAATATAGAACTAAAGAAAAGAAATTACAATCTAAAACTTATTGATTTTGATTATTCAAATACTCCAACTTTAGAAAGTTTGGGTTTTAAAAAGACAACTCTTCCTGATTTTTTAGAAAAAGATGCCTTTTGTTTATTAGAAGAATTTTCTAAAAAAGTAGAAACTTATGAAGTTCAAAGGGATTATTTTTATAAAGAAGCATCTTCAAAAATATCTGTTCACTTAAGATTCGGTCTTATCTCTCCTTTAATGATTTTTAATTATATAAAAAGATTTCCTAATAGTGATTTTTTTATAAGAGAACTGTTTTGGAGAGAATTTTACAACTATATTCTTTTTCATTTTCCAAACTCGCAGTTTGAAAATTTCAACGGGATAAATATAAAATGGAATGAAGATAAAGAGGATTTTGAAAGGTGGTGTAAAGGAGAAACAGGAATTCCCATAATTGATGCAGCCATGAGACATCTAAATAAAACGGGAGTTATGCATAACAGACTAAGAATGGTTGTTGCTTCGTTTTTAACCAAAAATTTATTTATAGACTGGAAAAAAGGTGAAGAGTATTTTGCTTTGAAACTATTGGATTTTGAAGCTAGTTCAAATATCGGTTCCTGGCAGTGGAGTGCAAGTACGGGAGCTGATGCGGTACCGTATTTTAGAGTTTTTAATCCATATACTCAATCAAAAAAATTCGACAAAGATGGAATTTTTATAAAATCGGTAATTAAAGAGTTAAAAGAGGTTGATTCTAAACTTTTTCATATAGAAAATGCAGTTCAGCGAAACCTTTTTGTAGACTATCCAAAAGCGATGGTTGATATCTCTCTTTCAAGAAAAAGGTCAATTGAAAAATATAAAGAGGCAAAAAATGAAACTTTATGA
- a CDS encoding YbgA family protein codes for MKLGVSSCLLGTMCRYDGGHSKDRFVLNELGKYFDFESFCPEKLVFPTPREAIRQVKINDEIFIKTTNSNQDVTILLSEISKLLVSKIDENSLCGFVFKSKSPTCGMQRVKIYSDKKNAQSENTGMGVFANELKKRFPYLPMEEEGRLTDPWLRENFLMQVFAYKAIFEFLNAKPTYNDLIEFHTSYKYLIYSKSHHFYKKLGNVVANHDNKTFFAVLEEYKKIFMEAISQKGTIKNTYNVLLHIYGYFKKVISKDEKDEILATIEEFKKGIIPLIAAIKIIKIYIKKFNIEYLQTQVFLTPYPKEFALRSKIEAFK; via the coding sequence ATGAAACTAGGTGTATCTTCATGTTTACTTGGAACTATGTGTCGTTATGACGGTGGTCATTCTAAAGATAGATTTGTTTTAAATGAACTTGGCAAATATTTTGATTTTGAATCTTTTTGTCCTGAAAAATTAGTTTTTCCTACTCCAAGAGAAGCAATCAGACAAGTTAAAATCAATGATGAAATTTTTATAAAAACAACAAATTCAAATCAAGATGTGACTATATTACTTTCAGAGATTTCTAAACTTTTAGTATCTAAAATAGACGAAAACTCATTATGCGGTTTTGTTTTTAAATCAAAATCTCCTACTTGCGGTATGCAAAGAGTAAAAATATATTCGGATAAAAAAAATGCCCAAAGTGAAAATACAGGTATGGGAGTATTTGCTAATGAGTTGAAAAAAAGATTTCCTTATCTGCCTATGGAAGAAGAGGGGAGATTAACAGATCCTTGGCTTAGAGAAAATTTTTTAATGCAGGTTTTTGCATATAAAGCAATTTTTGAATTTTTAAATGCAAAGCCAACATATAATGACTTAATAGAATTTCATACTTCATATAAATATCTAATATATTCAAAATCTCATCATTTTTATAAAAAATTAGGAAATGTTGTAGCAAATCATGATAATAAAACTTTTTTTGCAGTTTTAGAGGAGTATAAAAAAATCTTTATGGAAGCAATTTCTCAAAAAGGGACTATTAAAAATACATATAATGTGTTATTGCATATATACGGATATTTTAAAAAAGTTATTTCAAAAGATGAAAAAGATGAGATTTTAGCTACTATAGAGGAGTTTAAAAAAGGAATAATTCCTTTGATTGCAGCAATTAAAATTATTAAAATATATATTAAAAAGTTTAATATAGAGTATTTACAAACACAAGTTTTTTTGACTCCATATCCAAAAGAGTTTGCACTACGTTCAAAAATAGAGGCTTTCAAATGA
- the tolB gene encoding Tol-Pal system protein TolB → MNKILFLIITFTTILFAADAELDIIKKSTNLPKIEVSIAPKAMNNLLTKKIKEVIVKDLKVSGHFDVIEDQREHAEFNKFPNMLALSNRGTDLFLNIDSNLSSFEGVTLNIKLYDINSKQLILNKSFSTSKDQRYPFLAHRVAISVNKQLNAPSIDWMDKFVIFSLYKEAKKADIIIADYTLTFQKPVIRGGLNIFPKWADEKQDSFFYTTYDRGVPTLVKTNLYTRKREVIMKSEGMIVASDVSKDGNKLLVTAAPNNQPDIYLYNLRKKTKVRLTTYKGIDVGAHFVENDSRIVFVSDRLNYPNIFAKRINSRGVERLVYHGRNNSSATTYKDYVVYTSREKGNEFGRYTFNLYLMSTKSDYLKRLTANGSNQFPKFSQDGESIIFLKTVDNRSSIGIIRLNHDKSFLFPLRNGKIQSIDW, encoded by the coding sequence ATGAATAAAATTTTATTTTTAATCATAACTTTTACTACAATTTTATTTGCAGCGGATGCTGAACTTGATATTATTAAAAAAAGTACAAATTTACCTAAAATTGAGGTTTCTATTGCTCCTAAGGCAATGAATAATCTTTTAACTAAAAAGATTAAAGAAGTAATTGTAAAAGACTTAAAAGTAAGCGGACATTTTGACGTAATAGAAGATCAAAGAGAGCATGCCGAATTTAATAAATTTCCAAATATGCTGGCATTGTCAAATAGAGGAACGGATCTTTTTTTAAATATTGATTCAAATCTTAGCAGTTTTGAAGGAGTTACTTTAAATATCAAACTTTATGATATAAACTCAAAACAGCTTATTTTAAATAAAAGTTTTAGTACGTCAAAAGATCAAAGATATCCTTTCTTAGCTCACAGAGTTGCAATTTCGGTTAATAAACAGTTAAATGCACCTTCAATAGACTGGATGGATAAGTTTGTAATTTTTTCTTTGTATAAAGAGGCAAAAAAAGCAGATATTATAATTGCCGATTATACTTTGACTTTTCAAAAACCCGTTATAAGAGGGGGATTAAATATTTTCCCTAAATGGGCAGATGAAAAACAGGATAGTTTTTTTTATACTACATATGACAGGGGCGTTCCTACTTTAGTTAAAACAAACCTCTATACAAGAAAACGAGAAGTTATTATGAAAAGTGAAGGTATGATTGTAGCTTCGGATGTAAGTAAAGACGGAAATAAACTTTTAGTTACTGCAGCACCTAATAATCAACCTGATATATATCTTTATAATCTTAGAAAAAAAACAAAAGTAAGACTTACGACATATAAAGGAATCGATGTTGGAGCTCATTTTGTCGAAAATGATTCAAGAATCGTGTTTGTATCAGATAGATTAAATTATCCTAATATATTCGCAAAAAGAATAAACTCAAGAGGAGTTGAAAGATTAGTTTATCACGGAAGAAACAACTCTTCGGCAACTACATATAAAGATTATGTAGTATATACGAGTAGAGAAAAAGGCAATGAATTCGGCAGATACACCTTTAACCTTTATCTAATGTCTACTAAAAGCGATTATCTAAAAAGATTAACGGCAAACGGAAGTAATCAGTTTCCAAAATTTTCTCAAGACGGTGAATCTATTATTTTCCTTAAAACAGTAGATAATAGAAGTTCTATCGGTATTATTAGATTAAATCATGATAAATCTTTCCTATTTCCATTAAGAAACGGAAAAATCCAATCAATTGACTGGTAA
- a CDS encoding TonB C-terminal domain-containing protein, which translates to MEQKGYFYLGGFLSIGIYLLICLSFLVYVNAPKAKKYDSNKTTVLELDLISTKSNEKKVAKKSPEKVQSVVKKSTSASIKKTADFKSLFANVETKAKEIAQKDVNTVKESLDPSRFKSKFQKQKKTDNVSVSKLLNDVKTTTNMPTTSSTSNGEHDEYFSKIKELLWKRWNPMLLEEGLIVKVLVKISSDGSFDYRIMKYSNNQRFDESLKEFLDSQLNEEFPRPKINSKVDIIVNFKSEG; encoded by the coding sequence ATGGAGCAAAAAGGTTATTTTTACCTAGGCGGTTTTTTATCTATAGGTATATATCTGCTTATATGTTTATCTTTTCTTGTTTATGTTAATGCTCCCAAAGCTAAGAAATATGATTCAAACAAAACTACGGTATTGGAACTTGATTTAATTTCAACAAAATCAAATGAAAAAAAAGTTGCAAAAAAATCTCCCGAAAAAGTTCAAAGCGTAGTAAAAAAATCAACGTCGGCTTCAATAAAAAAAACGGCAGATTTTAAATCACTTTTTGCAAATGTAGAAACAAAAGCAAAAGAGATTGCCCAAAAAGATGTTAATACGGTTAAAGAGTCTTTAGATCCAAGTAGATTCAAATCAAAGTTTCAAAAACAGAAAAAAACAGATAATGTTTCCGTTTCAAAACTTTTAAATGACGTAAAAACTACTACAAATATGCCAACAACAAGTTCAACTTCAAATGGTGAACATGATGAATATTTTTCAAAAATAAAAGAGCTTTTATGGAAACGTTGGAATCCGATGCTCCTTGAAGAGGGCTTAATCGTAAAGGTTCTTGTAAAGATATCTTCAGACGGAAGTTTTGATTACAGAATTATGAAATATTCAAATAATCAAAGATTTGACGAGTCTTTAAAAGAGTTTTTAGATTCTCAATTAAATGAAGAGTTTCCTAGACCAAAAATTAATTCAAAAGTTGATATTATTGTGAACTTTAAATCAGAAGGATAA
- a CDS encoding ExbD/TolR family protein: protein MYDYNQKPDLNITPLVDIMLVLLAILMVTAPVIEFEEPINLPKGSASKQIQAVKKIDIVITKNRQVLINKKRYDLENFADNFILYAKNRDRKTPIHIRAEKSLIYDDIMHVLKSVKEAGFYKVALITDG from the coding sequence ATGTACGATTACAATCAAAAACCTGATTTAAACATTACTCCTTTAGTAGATATTATGTTGGTACTACTTGCTATACTTATGGTAACAGCACCTGTAATTGAATTTGAAGAGCCTATTAATCTTCCAAAAGGAAGTGCTTCAAAACAGATTCAAGCAGTAAAAAAAATCGATATAGTAATCACTAAAAACAGACAAGTTTTAATTAATAAAAAAAGATACGATTTAGAAAACTTTGCCGATAACTTTATCCTTTATGCAAAAAACAGAGATAGAAAGACTCCTATACATATAAGAGCGGAAAAGAGTTTAATATATGATGATATAATGCACGTTTTAAAATCAGTTAAAGAGGCTGGTTTTTATAAAGTTGCATTAATTACTGATGGATGA
- a CDS encoding MotA/TolQ/ExbB proton channel family protein has translation MIDTVLNYLNNGSAITLLVLLTLSGYFILCFWLFIYRFMSLNSLIFNEKKSLEALTSRNASISPLSSLNKCSSSVHTKEILHACEINIIKDASSGITWLSIIASTSPFVGLFGTVVGILESFAKFSDQTKVGFSIIAPAISEALVATAAGIFVAIFAYTFHQILVRKVYELNTYLKAQSEILIAKG, from the coding sequence ATGATTGATACAGTATTAAATTACTTAAACAATGGTAGTGCAATAACACTTTTAGTGTTATTGACACTCTCAGGTTATTTTATATTATGTTTCTGGCTTTTTATTTACAGATTTATGAGTTTAAATTCATTAATCTTTAATGAAAAAAAATCTTTAGAAGCACTTACTTCTAGAAATGCTTCAATTAGTCCTTTATCATCTTTAAACAAATGTTCAAGTTCAGTTCATACAAAAGAGATTTTGCATGCATGTGAAATTAATATTATAAAAGATGCAAGTTCTGGAATTACTTGGCTTTCAATAATTGCTTCAACTTCTCCTTTTGTCGGACTATTTGGTACGGTTGTAGGGATATTAGAGTCATTTGCAAAATTTTCTGATCAAACAAAAGTCGGCTTTTCTATTATTGCACCTGCAATATCTGAAGCCTTAGTTGCAACAGCAGCAGGTATTTTTGTAGCTATATTTGCTTATACTTTTCATCAAATTTTAGTTAGAAAAGTTTATGAGTTAAATACTTATTTAAAGGCACAATCTGAAATTTTAATCGCTAAAGGGTAA
- the atpC gene encoding ATP synthase F1 subunit epsilon yields the protein MDTLKLSIVAPNGLIFSDDVKSVTLPGKEGEFGVLPGHASLVSSLTVGVIIIEKADSTDAVAINWGHVNVSESSVDVLVDGAVALTSGEDSEIAKNIEAAKDLVNSVKDASVSLAAVEAKINSFA from the coding sequence ATGGATACATTAAAATTATCGATAGTTGCACCAAATGGTCTGATTTTTAGTGATGATGTAAAGAGTGTAACTCTTCCTGGAAAAGAGGGAGAGTTCGGTGTTCTTCCTGGACACGCTTCTTTAGTTTCATCATTAACAGTTGGCGTAATTATTATAGAAAAAGCAGATTCAACAGATGCAGTGGCTATAAACTGGGGACATGTAAATGTTTCTGAAAGTTCTGTAGATGTTTTAGTTGACGGAGCTGTTGCTCTAACTTCAGGAGAAGATTCTGAAATAGCTAAAAATATTGAAGCTGCAAAAGATTTAGTTAATTCTGTTAAAGATGCAAGTGTATCATTAGCAGCAGTTGAAGCTAAAATCAACTCATTTGCATAA
- the atpD gene encoding F0F1 ATP synthase subunit beta, which yields MKGNIIQVMGPVVDVEFDGYLPEINEAIEVTLTDTKKDRLVLEVAAHIGDSRVRTIAMDMTEGLQRGQECTATGGPIKVPVGEAVLGRIFNVIGDPVDEGEAIAEDTTKWSIHRAAPSFEEQSTKTEMFETGIKVVDLLAPYSKGGKVGLFGGAGVGKTVIIMELIHNVAFKHSGYSVFAGVGERTREGNDLYHEMKDSNVLDKVALCYGQMSEPPGARNRIALTGLTMAEYFRDEKGLDVLMFIDNIFRFAQSGSEMSALLGRIPSAVGYQPTLASEMGKLQERITSTNKGSITSVQAVYVPADDLTDPAPASVFAHLDATTVLNRKIAEKGIYPAVDPLDSSSRILNADIIGLEHYSVARGVQSVLQKYKDLQDIIAILGMDELSEEDKLVVARARKIERFLSQPFFVAEVFTGAPGKYVELKDTIEGFKGILDGKYDDIPEMAFYMVGGIDEVLAKAEGMK from the coding sequence ATGAAAGGTAATATTATTCAGGTAATGGGTCCTGTAGTTGACGTTGAGTTTGACGGATACTTACCAGAAATAAATGAAGCAATTGAAGTTACTTTGACAGATACTAAAAAGGACAGATTAGTACTTGAAGTTGCTGCGCACATTGGAGATAGCAGAGTTAGAACTATTGCTATGGATATGACAGAAGGTTTACAAAGAGGTCAAGAGTGTACTGCTACAGGCGGACCTATTAAAGTTCCTGTTGGAGAAGCTGTACTTGGAAGAATCTTTAACGTAATCGGTGATCCTGTTGATGAAGGTGAAGCAATTGCTGAAGATACAACAAAATGGTCGATTCACAGAGCTGCACCAAGTTTTGAAGAACAATCTACTAAAACAGAGATGTTTGAAACAGGTATTAAAGTAGTTGACTTACTTGCTCCTTATTCAAAAGGTGGTAAAGTTGGACTATTCGGTGGTGCCGGTGTTGGTAAAACAGTTATTATTATGGAACTTATCCATAACGTTGCATTTAAACACTCAGGTTACTCAGTATTTGCCGGTGTTGGTGAAAGAACAAGAGAAGGGAATGACCTTTATCACGAAATGAAAGATTCTAACGTACTTGACAAAGTTGCATTATGTTATGGTCAAATGAGTGAGCCTCCAGGTGCAAGAAACAGAATTGCATTAACAGGTCTTACAATGGCTGAGTACTTTAGAGATGAAAAAGGTCTTGACGTACTTATGTTTATTGATAACATCTTTAGATTTGCACAATCAGGTTCAGAAATGTCTGCACTTCTTGGAAGAATTCCTTCAGCAGTTGGTTACCAACCTACACTTGCTTCTGAAATGGGTAAATTACAAGAAAGAATTACATCTACAAACAAAGGTTCAATTACTTCTGTACAAGCTGTTTATGTACCAGCGGATGACTTAACTGACCCGGCTCCTGCATCAGTTTTCGCACACTTAGATGCTACAACAGTACTTAACAGAAAAATTGCTGAAAAAGGTATTTATCCTGCGGTTGATCCACTTGATTCATCTTCAAGAATTTTAAATGCAGATATAATCGGTCTTGAACACTATTCTGTAGCTAGAGGTGTTCAATCAGTACTTCAAAAATATAAAGATTTACAAGATATTATTGCAATTCTTGGTATGGATGAATTATCTGAAGAGGATAAACTAGTTGTTGCTAGAGCTAGAAAAATAGAGAGATTCTTATCTCAACCATTCTTCGTTGCTGAAGTATTTACAGGTGCTCCTGGTAAATATGTTGAGTTAAAAGATACAATTGAAGGATTCAAAGGTATCTTAGACGGAAAATACGATGATATTCCAGAAATGGCATTCTATATGGTTGGTGGAATCGACGAGGTTTTAGCAAAAGCTGAAGGAATGAAATAA